The following coding sequences are from one Musa acuminata AAA Group cultivar baxijiao chromosome BXJ1-6, Cavendish_Baxijiao_AAA, whole genome shotgun sequence window:
- the LOC135675679 gene encoding peamaclein-like, giving the protein MKLLHPSLVILLILFTSSCAQLAMARSAFCDSKCKVRCSKASLQDRCLKFCGLCCETCRCVPSGTYGNKDECPCYRDKYTGVGKRRRPKCP; this is encoded by the exons ATGAAGCTCCTACATCCCTCGTTAGTAATTCTACTCATCCTCTTCACCTCCTCCTGTGCCCAACTCGCCATGGCAAGGTCAG CGTTCTGTGACTCCAAGTGCAAGGTGAGGTGCTCCAAGGCTAGCTTACAGGACCGGTGCTTGAAGTTTTGTGGCTTGTGCTGTGAGACGTGCCGATGTGTGCCATCCGGCACCTACGGGAACAAGGATGAGTGCCCTTGTTATAGGGACAAGTACACAGGGGTTGGCAAGAGGAGGAGGCCCAAGTGCCCCTAA
- the LOC135675678 gene encoding uncharacterized protein LOC135675678, producing the protein MEVVAPVRDLHFASTYTSPSVSAPSSPKRVGHHFDFFHHYTSAPTSPSRASAIYSHFNAMDPLPPPPSAGGVPFGWEETPGTPKSRGSPAKDEKGDVFDFAFDFGDKEGLPMLTTADELFEEGKIRPLKPPPRLQYPAAGDRSSVASSPRPRGLWSPRHRGRSAGGEEFDPFTAAMVEATKDRRRERTPTPPPVSSSTSPTLKSGGGGSKKWRLRDLLLFRSASEGRATGNRSKDPLRKYTLLSSTSSKKVVAEDAKHSSFRSTETPLPYRQGLFGCLRFNPAVLSISKGFGSHSFGRRR; encoded by the coding sequence aTGGAGGTGGTGGCGCCGGTGAGAGACTTGCACTTCGCCAGCACATACACCAGCCCCTCCGTGAGCGCACCGTCGAGCCCGAAGCGCGTCGGCCACCACTTCGACTTCTTCCACCACTACACCAGCGCACCCACCAGTCCGTCGCGCGCCTCCGCCATCTACTCCCACTTCAACGCCATGGATCCTCTCCCTCCCCCGCCCTCGGCTGGCGGCGTCCCCTTCGGCTGGGAGGAGACGCCCGGCACGCCCAAGTCCCGCGGCAGCCCCGCCAAGGATGAGAAGGGCGACGTGTTCGACTTCGCCTTCGACTTCGGTGACAAAGAAGGCCTACCGATGCTCACCACCGCCGACGAGCTCTTCGAAGAAGGGAAGATTCGGCCACTTAAGCCACCTCCTCGCCTGCAGTATCCAGCCGCGGGTGACAGAAGCAGCGTGGCCTCCTCGCCGAGGCCGAGGGGGTTGTGGTCTCCCCGCCATCGCGGCAGGAGCGCCGGGGGAGAAGAGTTCGACCCCTTCACCGCGGCGATGGTGGAAGCGACGAAGGATAGACGGAGGGAGAGGACACCAACGCCTCCCCCTGTTTCTTCTTCCACAAGCCCCACCCTGAAGAGCGGCGGCGGTGGAAGCAAGAAGTGGCGGCTGAGGGACTTGCTTCTGTTCCGGAGCGCGTCAGAAGGACGCGCCACCGGCAACCGGAGCAAGGACCCTCTCCGCAAGTACACCTTGCTGTCATCAACATCGAGCAAGAAAGTAGTCGCCGAGGACGCCAAGCACTCAAGCTTCAGATCGACCGAGACACCCCTGCCGTATCGGCAGGGCCTCTTCGGCTGCCTGCGCTTCAACCCGGCTGTGCTCAGCATTTCCAAAGGATTCGGTAGCCACTCGTTCGGCCGCCGCCGGTGA
- the LOC108953012 gene encoding uncharacterized protein LOC108953012 → MARAAVEWGRGGSKRFCSFKRITVMVCCVNIVAALLVLRSFYSSFFFASSSRVISDPFSVDQTKRIEESIQIRREAEPVELVKAVRKLTKEFSREAKRGLKLPRSLKQKLVYEILHSLQSVNNTNVTEQRDAAELWRVEKLEEVKRATRTKSNSSIPYQEAKMLKRALESKWPILMEEIGLWTPADVVNSEHNDKPENEQDPEEIIPGRPLPPECHAEPHTDYDGTAVRWGLTHHKESAADCCQACLDQANRAKPGQMKCNIWVYCPSEYGCYSPDIYEHKHQECWLKQAEEPRVNFKGKYSESYRTVHSNAPVVVPWISGVVGA, encoded by the exons ATGGCCAGGGCCGCGGTGGAGTGGGGGAGGGGCGGCAGCAAACGCTTTTGCTCCTTCAAGCGGATTACCGTCATGGTTTGCTGCGTCAACATCGTCGCGGCGCTCCTCGTGCTTCGATCGTTCTACAGCTCTTTCTTCTTTGCTTCTTCCTCTAGGGTCATCAGTGATCCGTTCTCTG TGGATCAGACCAAGAGAATAGAAGAGTCGATTCAGATTCGAAGAGAAGCGGAGCCTGTGGAGCTCGTTAAAGCG GTGAGAAAACTGACGAAGGAGTTCTCCAGAGAAGCGAAGAGGGGATTGAAGTTGCCACGATCGCTGAAGCAAAAGCTGGTCTATGAGATTCTGCATAGCTTGCAAAGTGTTAATAATACCAACGTGACAGAACAACGAG ATGCAGCAGAATTATGGCGTGTTGAGAAACTTGAAGAGGTTAAACGGGCAACACGTACAAAATCAAATTCAAGTATCCCTTATCAAGAAGCAA AGATGTTGAAACGAGCATTGGAGTCTAAATGGCCAATATTAATGGAAGAGATTGGACTCTGGACGCCAGCTGATGTTGTCAACAGTGAACACAATGATAAACCTGAAAATGAGCAGGATCCTG AAGAGATTATCCCTGGTCGACCACTGCCTCCGGAATGCCATGCTGAGCCTCATACTGATTACGATGGGACTGCTGTTAGATGGGGTCTTACCCACCATAAAGAAAGTGCTGCTGATTGTTGTCAGGCTTGCTTAGACCAGGCCAATCGTGCAAAGCCAGGGCAAATGAAGTGCAACATATGGGTTTACTGTCCATCAGAGTATGGGTGCTATTCACCTGATATATACGAACACAAACATCAAGAGTGCTGGCTAAAGCAG GCTGAAGAACCTCGGGTGAACTTTAAAGGCAAGTATTCAGAGTCATACAGGACCGTTCATTCCAATGCCCCTGTCGTTGTGCCATGGATTTCAGGTGTTGTGGGTGCATAA
- the LOC135677629 gene encoding cell number regulator 1-like: MYPSHSPHLHDKYGMTIPVPVPPESHSSPYTPAAMPGRARGSITPWSTGLCHCMDDPGNCLVTCLCPCITFGQIADIVDEGTCSCVASGAVYGLLCLTGMACLYSCFYRSRMRGQHDLEEGPVPDCLIHCCCEPCALCQEYRELRNRGFDMGIGWRGNMERQRRGVMLAPVMGAPAIGGMRR, translated from the exons ATGTATCCCTCGCACTCCCCTCATCTCCATGACAAATATGGCATGACGATCCCCGTGCCGGTGCCACCGGAAAGCCACAGCTCCCCTTACACCCCTGCAGCCATGCCCGGGCGAGCCCGCGGCAGCATCACTCCATGGTCGACCGGTCTCTGCCACTGCATGGATGATCCAGGAAACT GTCTGGTCACATGCTTATGCCCTTGCATCACTTTCGGACAGATAGCTGATATTGTTGATGAAGGCACTTGCT CTTGTGTAGCGAGTGGGGCGGTGTACGGGCTGCTCTGCCTCACCGGCATGGCGTGCTTGTACTCCTGCTTCTACCGTTCCAGAATGAGAGGACAACACGACCTGGAGGAGGGTCCTGTTCCCGACTGCCTCATCCATTGCTGCTGTGAGCCCTGTGCTCTGTGCCAGGAGTACCGCGAGCTCAGGAACAGGGGCTTCGACATGGGTATCG GATGGAGAGGGAACATGGAGAGGCAGAGGCGTGGAGTCATGCTTGCTCCTGTCATGGGAGCTCCTGCAATTGGTGGCATGAGAAGATGA
- the LOC103986726 gene encoding uncharacterized protein LOC103986726 isoform X1, whose amino-acid sequence MAPLAPKTGDAVFASVDRVNAELFTLTYGAMVRQLLTDLEEVDEVNKQLDQMGYNIGVRLIDEFLAKSNVSRCVDFKETADVIAKVGFKMFLGITASVTSWDAEGTSFSLVLEDNPLVDFVELPDTCQGLHYCNILSGVLRGALEMVSMKTEVTWVRDMLHGDDAYELRVKLLKQVPEEYPYKDDE is encoded by the exons atggCTCCTCTCGCACCCAAGACCGGGGACGCAGTCTTTGCCAGCGTCGATCGCGTG AATGCGGAGCTGTTCACCCTGACGTACGGGGCGATGGTGCGGCAGCTCCTCACGGATCTGGAGGAGGTCGATGAGGTCAACAAGCAGCTCGATCAGAT GGGATACAACATTGGAGTCCGGTTGATTGATGAATTCCTAGCCAAGTCCAATGTATCTAGATGTGTTGACTTCAAGGAGACAGCTGATGTAATTGCAAAG GTTGGTTTCAAAATGTTCTTAGGGATCACTGCATCAGTTACCAGTTGGGATGCTGAAGGAACAAGTTTCAGCCTTGTTCTGGAGGATAATCCCTTGGTAGACTTTGTTGAGCTTCCGGATACTTGCCAAGGTCTTCATTACTGCAATATCTTGAGTGGAGTTTTACGAGGAGCACTGGAGATG GTGTCGATGAAGACTGAAGTCACTTGGGTTCGGGATATGCTGCATGGGGACGATGCATATGAGCTCAGGGTGAAACTTTTGAAACAAGTGCCTGAGGAGTACCCTTATAAAGATGACGAGTAA
- the LOC103986726 gene encoding uncharacterized protein LOC103986726 isoform X2, with amino-acid sequence MVRQLLTDLEEVDEVNKQLDQMGYNIGVRLIDEFLAKSNVSRCVDFKETADVIAKVGFKMFLGITASVTSWDAEGTSFSLVLEDNPLVDFVELPDTCQGLHYCNILSGVLRGALEMVSMKTEVTWVRDMLHGDDAYELRVKLLKQVPEEYPYKDDE; translated from the exons ATGGTGCGGCAGCTCCTCACGGATCTGGAGGAGGTCGATGAGGTCAACAAGCAGCTCGATCAGAT GGGATACAACATTGGAGTCCGGTTGATTGATGAATTCCTAGCCAAGTCCAATGTATCTAGATGTGTTGACTTCAAGGAGACAGCTGATGTAATTGCAAAG GTTGGTTTCAAAATGTTCTTAGGGATCACTGCATCAGTTACCAGTTGGGATGCTGAAGGAACAAGTTTCAGCCTTGTTCTGGAGGATAATCCCTTGGTAGACTTTGTTGAGCTTCCGGATACTTGCCAAGGTCTTCATTACTGCAATATCTTGAGTGGAGTTTTACGAGGAGCACTGGAGATG GTGTCGATGAAGACTGAAGTCACTTGGGTTCGGGATATGCTGCATGGGGACGATGCATATGAGCTCAGGGTGAAACTTTTGAAACAAGTGCCTGAGGAGTACCCTTATAAAGATGACGAGTAA
- the LOC135675680 gene encoding ethylene-responsive transcription factor ERF109-like: MVANLRSRNERKPSFLSSYCPVSREQEHYTMVAALLRVVGGNPPELPQAAACGICGIGGCLGCDSFVFAADGDAGPPAPVVSEGSGEGRRKVMRRKRRGEKKENKYRGVRQRPWGKWAAEIRDPRRAVRKWLGTFDTAEAAARAYDAAAIEFRGPRAKLNFPIQEEQPLVTTQPVSLSSTIHLQEQQFGMQWEEDETDQHLGQELMDLWAELQDDAELSFGF; this comes from the coding sequence ATGGTCGCAAACCTGCGGAGTCGTAATGAACGTAAGCCGTCCTTCCTTTCATCCTATTGCCCCGTCTCCCGCGAGCAGGAGCATTACACGATGGTCGCCGCATTGCTCCGCGTCGTTGGCGGCAACCCACCCGAGCTCCCGCAGGCAGCCGCCTGTGGGATCTGCGGCATCGGCGGATGCCTGGGCTGCGACTCCTTCGTCTTCGCTGCGGATGGAGATGCGGGTCCGCCGGCTCCGGTGGTGTCGGAGGGCAGCGGCGAAGGCAGGAGGAAGgtgatgaggaggaagaggaggggggagaagaaggagaacaagtacCGGGGCGTGCGGCAGCGACCGTGGGGAAAGTGGGCGGCGGAGATCCGGGACCCGAGGCGGGCGGTGCGTAAGTGGCTGGGGACGTTCGacacggcggaggcggcggcgcgggCCTACGATGCGGCCGCCATCGAGTTCCGCGGGCCGCGGGCGAAGCTCAATTTCCCGATCCAGGAGGAGCAACCTCTGGTGACTACCCAACCCGTCTCGCTGTCTTCCACGATTCACCTACAGGAACAGCAGTTTGGAATGCAATGGGAAGAGGACGAAACGGACCAACATTTGGGGCAGGAGTTGATGGATTTGTGGGCCGAGCTACAGGATGATGCGGAGCTCAGCTTTGGTTTTTAG
- the LOC135675681 gene encoding transmembrane emp24 domain-containing protein p24delta4-like, whose protein sequence is MRRRSAVLLRLAVLLPLLLLMVAPGAAGVWLNLPASGTKCVSEEIQPNVVVLADYAVVHEGHAEGGLPTIAAKVTSPYGNTLHHKEHVTAGQFAFTTTEAGNYLACFWIDSGDKGVDTSVSLDWKVGIAAKDWDSVAKKEKIEGVELELTKLEAAVQAIHDNLLYLKSREAEMREVSERTNSRVAWYSIMSLGVCIVVSILQLWHLKSYFQKKKLI, encoded by the exons ATGAGGCGGCGCAGCGCGGTGCTCCTGCGGCTCGCCgtgctgctgccgctgctactGCTGATGGTGGCGCCGGGGGCGGCCGGGGTGTGGCTGAACCTGCCGGCTTCCGGCACCAAGTGCGTCTCGGAGGAGATACAACCCAACGTGGTGGTGCTCGCCGACTACGCCGTCGTCCATGAGGGCCACGCCGAGGGTGGCCTCCCCACCATCGCCGCCAAG GTCACATCACCTTATGGAAATACGCTTCATCACAAAGAACATGTTACAGCAGGTCAGTTTGCGTTCACAACTACTGAGGCTGGCAACTACCTGGCTTGTTTCTGGATAGATAGCGGTGACAAAGGAGTAGACACGAGTGTTAGCCTTGACTGGAAGGTTGGAATTGCAGCAAAGGACTGGGATTCTGTTGCGAAAAAAGAAAAGATTGAG GGTGTCGAGCTAGAGCTGACAAAATTAGAAGCAGCTGTGCAGGCAATCCATGATAATTTGCTTTATCTCAAGTCCAG ggAAGCTGAGATGAGGGAGGTGAGTGAGCGGACCAACTCAAGGGTTGCATGGTATAGTATCATGTCCCTTGGGGTTTGCATTGTAGTCTCCATCTTGCAGTTGTGGCACCTGAAGAGTTACTTCCAGAAAAAGAAACTTATCTAG